From the Ignavibacteria bacterium genome, one window contains:
- a CDS encoding oxidoreductase, with protein sequence MPKPKLALYWAASCGGCEIAVLDIHEKILDVANIFDIVFWPVALDFKYKDVKAMEDKSIDICLFNGSIRNSENAELAHLLRAKSKVLVAFGSCAHEGCIPGLANLTTKEEIFNWVYRDSPSTVSNNGGTFPVTHTKMPEGEIEIPEMWDYVKSLDQEVEVEYYIPGCPPQPHQIWAVIEHIVSGKPLPPAGSILGAGDKTCCDECPRERKEKKLKRFYRPFEILPNDKECLLDQGLICMGPATRDGCGALCPKANIPCRGCYGNPPNCQDQGSKMISALSSVIDAQDPEEIEKILDQIADPIGTFYRFSLPHSILRRVQK encoded by the coding sequence ATGCCGAAACCTAAATTAGCACTTTATTGGGCAGCGAGCTGTGGCGGATGTGAGATAGCTGTTCTTGATATTCATGAAAAGATTCTTGATGTAGCAAATATTTTTGATATCGTCTTTTGGCCAGTTGCACTCGATTTCAAATATAAAGACGTAAAGGCAATGGAAGATAAGAGTATCGATATTTGTCTTTTCAACGGATCAATTAGAAATTCTGAAAATGCAGAACTCGCACATCTGCTCAGGGCAAAATCGAAAGTCTTAGTGGCATTCGGTTCATGTGCTCATGAAGGATGTATTCCAGGTTTAGCTAATCTCACTACTAAGGAAGAAATTTTTAACTGGGTTTATAGAGATTCACCATCTACAGTGAGTAATAATGGTGGAACTTTCCCGGTAACTCACACAAAAATGCCCGAAGGTGAAATCGAAATTCCCGAGATGTGGGATTATGTCAAATCTCTGGATCAAGAAGTTGAAGTTGAATATTACATTCCAGGTTGTCCTCCTCAGCCGCATCAAATTTGGGCTGTCATTGAACACATTGTGAGTGGTAAACCTCTTCCGCCGGCAGGTTCAATTCTTGGTGCGGGAGACAAAACTTGCTGCGATGAATGTCCTCGAGAACGTAAAGAGAAAAAATTGAAAAGGTTTTACAGACCTTTTGAAATACTTCCCAATGATAAGGAATGTTTACTCGATCAAGGATTGATTTGCATGGGACCAGCAACTCGTGATGGATGTGGTGCTCTTTGTCCAAAAGCCAATATTCCTTGTCGCGGATGTTATGGTAATCCTCCGAATTGCCAGGATCAAGGTTCAAAAATGATAAGTGCACTAAGTTCAGTCATAGATGCACAGGATCCTGAAGAAATAGAAAAAATTCTCGATCAAATTGCAGATCCGATTGGGACGTTTTACAGATTCTCATTACCTCATTCAATTCTAAGGAGAGTACAAAAATGA